The following proteins are encoded in a genomic region of Maribacter hydrothermalis:
- a CDS encoding AAA family ATPase: protein MSDVAAIEQLVVKHAELKKEIAKIIVGQDEVIEQILLSIYTGGHSLLIGVPGLAKTLMVNTIAQALGLDFKRIQFTPDLMPSDILGSEVLDQNRNFKFIKGPIFSNIILADEINRTPPKTQAALLEAMQERAVTIAGHQHKLELPYFVLATQNPIEQEGTYPLPEAQLDRFMFAIELKYPSISEEIQVVKNTTTDKKQTISPLFNAEDIIAIQELVRRIPVADNVVEYAVKLVNSTRPNLDGASDFVKQYLDWGAGPRASQNLILGAKANAAIHGKFSPDIEDVHAVVKGILRHRIIKNYKAEAEGIGEEDIIDKLL from the coding sequence ATGTCAGACGTTGCCGCTATAGAACAACTTGTTGTAAAACATGCTGAGCTTAAAAAAGAAATAGCAAAGATAATTGTTGGTCAAGATGAAGTAATAGAGCAAATATTACTTTCAATATATACCGGCGGGCATTCATTACTAATAGGAGTACCTGGCTTGGCTAAAACCTTAATGGTAAATACTATTGCACAAGCATTAGGTCTCGATTTTAAAAGAATTCAATTTACTCCAGATTTAATGCCAAGTGACATTCTTGGCAGTGAGGTATTAGATCAAAATAGAAATTTTAAGTTTATAAAGGGACCTATATTTTCAAATATCATTTTGGCCGATGAGATTAATAGAACTCCACCCAAAACCCAAGCAGCACTTTTAGAAGCAATGCAAGAAAGAGCAGTGACTATTGCTGGACATCAGCATAAGTTAGAATTGCCTTACTTTGTATTAGCAACCCAGAACCCAATTGAGCAAGAAGGTACATACCCTTTACCAGAGGCTCAATTAGACCGTTTTATGTTTGCTATAGAGTTAAAATATCCTTCTATTTCAGAAGAAATCCAAGTAGTTAAAAATACAACTACAGATAAAAAACAAACTATAAGTCCTCTTTTTAATGCTGAAGATATTATTGCAATTCAAGAATTGGTTCGTAGAATTCCGGTTGCGGATAATGTTGTTGAATACGCCGTTAAATTAGTAAATAGCACAAGACCTAACTTAGATGGCGCTTCTGACTTTGTAAAACAATATTTAGATTGGGGTGCAGGTCCAAGAGCATCTCAAAACCTTATATTGGGAGCTAAGGCTAATGCTGCCATTCACGGTAAATTTTCTCCAGATATTGAGGATGTACATGCTGTAGTAAAAGGTATTCTTCGCCATCGTATTATTAAAAACTACAAAGCAGAAGCAGAAGGCATTGGCGAAGAAGATATTATTGATAAATTGTTGTAG
- a CDS encoding bifunctional aconitate hydratase 2/2-methylisocitrate dehydratase, with the protein MSIYKDYLNEIEDRKVQGLHPKPIDGAELLTKVIEQILDVDNEYREDSLNFFIYNVLPGTTSAAKVKAKFLKEIILGESLVKEITPVFAFEQLSHMKGGPSVEVLLDIALGSNVDLAKQAAEVLKTQVFLYEADTARLEDAFKNGNSIAIEIIESYAKAEFFTKLPEIEEEIQVVTYIAGVGDISTDLLSPGGDAHSRSDRELHGQCLFEHNKEMQNELLALQKKHPNKRVMLIAEKGTMGVGSSRMSGVNNVALWTGVKSSPYVPFINIAPVIAGTNGISPIFLTTVGVTGGIGLDLKNWVQQKDTEGNTVRDADGEPVLKEEYSVATGTILTINTKEKKLYNGSTELKDISAAFTPQKMEFMKAGGSYAVVFGKKLQTFAAKVLGTEVIPVYAPSKEISVEGQGLTAVEKIFNKNAVGNTPGKVLHAGSDVRVEVNIVGSQDTTGLMTSQELEMMAATVISPIVDAAYQSGCHTASVWDDKSKANIPRLMKFMNDFGLITGRDPKGKYFPMTDVIHKVLNDLTVGDWDIIIGGDSHTRMSKGVAFGADSGTVALALATGEASMPIPQSVKVTFKGQMKSYMDFRDVVHATQSQMLKQFGGENVFQGRIIEVHIGTLTADQAFTFTDWTAEMKAKASICISEDETLIESLEIAKGRIQIMIEKGMDNAKQVLKGLVDKANTRITELKTGIKPSLRPDGNAKYHAEVVIDLDEIAEPMIADPDVNNDDVSKRYTHDTIRPLSYYGGTKKVDLGFVGSCMVHKGDMKILAQMLKNIEVQQGKVEFKAPLVVAPPTYNIVDELKAEGDWEVLQKYSGFEFDDSAPKGLARTKYENMLYLERPGCNLCMGNQEKAEPGDTVMATSTRLFQGRVVKDSGEKKGESLLSSTPVVVLSTILGRTPTLKEYEAAVDGIVLTKFKPSTKQLVR; encoded by the coding sequence ATGAGCATTTATAAAGATTATCTCAACGAGATTGAAGATCGTAAAGTTCAAGGTCTTCATCCAAAACCAATTGATGGAGCTGAATTATTAACTAAAGTAATTGAGCAAATTTTAGATGTAGATAACGAGTATAGAGAAGATTCTCTTAACTTTTTTATTTATAACGTTTTACCTGGAACAACAAGTGCTGCGAAGGTTAAAGCTAAATTTTTAAAAGAAATTATTCTTGGTGAATCATTAGTAAAAGAGATTACGCCTGTTTTTGCTTTTGAGCAATTATCGCATATGAAGGGCGGACCTTCTGTTGAAGTGTTGTTGGATATTGCATTAGGATCAAATGTTGATTTGGCAAAACAAGCTGCTGAAGTATTGAAAACGCAAGTATTTTTATATGAAGCTGATACTGCCCGTTTAGAAGATGCTTTTAAAAATGGAAATTCTATTGCAATAGAAATTATAGAAAGTTACGCTAAGGCAGAGTTTTTTACCAAGCTTCCCGAAATAGAAGAAGAAATTCAAGTAGTTACATACATTGCCGGTGTTGGTGATATATCAACAGATTTATTATCACCAGGTGGTGATGCACATTCTAGATCTGATCGTGAGTTGCATGGTCAATGTTTATTTGAGCATAATAAAGAAATGCAAAATGAACTTTTAGCATTACAGAAAAAGCATCCAAACAAACGTGTAATGCTCATTGCCGAAAAAGGAACTATGGGTGTGGGTTCTTCTAGAATGTCTGGTGTAAACAATGTGGCATTATGGACAGGTGTTAAGTCTAGTCCTTATGTGCCATTTATAAATATTGCACCAGTAATTGCAGGAACAAATGGTATTTCCCCAATTTTCTTAACTACGGTAGGTGTAACAGGAGGTATTGGTTTAGATCTAAAAAACTGGGTTCAACAAAAAGATACTGAAGGAAACACCGTGCGGGATGCAGACGGTGAACCAGTTTTAAAAGAGGAATATTCTGTTGCTACAGGTACCATTCTTACTATAAATACAAAAGAGAAAAAATTATATAACGGAAGTACAGAATTAAAAGATATTTCTGCGGCATTTACTCCACAAAAAATGGAGTTTATGAAAGCAGGAGGTTCATATGCTGTTGTTTTCGGTAAAAAACTGCAAACATTTGCTGCTAAAGTTTTAGGTACTGAGGTAATTCCTGTTTATGCGCCATCAAAAGAAATTTCTGTTGAAGGGCAAGGACTTACCGCAGTAGAGAAAATATTCAATAAAAATGCTGTTGGTAACACTCCTGGTAAAGTATTGCATGCAGGCTCAGATGTTAGAGTGGAAGTAAACATTGTAGGATCACAAGATACAACAGGTTTAATGACGTCGCAGGAATTAGAGATGATGGCCGCTACGGTTATTTCTCCAATTGTTGATGCGGCATACCAATCTGGTTGTCATACCGCTTCTGTTTGGGACGATAAGTCTAAAGCCAACATTCCAAGATTAATGAAGTTTATGAACGATTTTGGATTAATTACCGGTCGTGATCCTAAAGGGAAATATTTCCCAATGACTGATGTTATTCATAAAGTATTAAACGATCTTACGGTAGGAGATTGGGATATTATTATAGGTGGAGATTCACACACACGTATGTCTAAAGGTGTTGCTTTTGGAGCAGATTCAGGAACGGTTGCCTTGGCACTTGCTACTGGCGAGGCTTCTATGCCTATTCCACAGTCGGTAAAAGTTACTTTTAAAGGACAAATGAAATCTTATATGGATTTCCGTGATGTTGTACATGCTACACAATCTCAGATGTTAAAGCAGTTTGGTGGCGAAAATGTATTCCAAGGTAGAATTATTGAGGTCCATATTGGAACGCTTACGGCAGATCAGGCTTTTACATTTACGGACTGGACGGCGGAAATGAAAGCGAAAGCGTCTATCTGTATTTCTGAGGACGAAACCTTGATTGAATCTTTAGAGATTGCAAAAGGTCGTATCCAAATCATGATTGAAAAGGGAATGGATAATGCTAAACAAGTTCTAAAAGGTTTAGTAGATAAAGCAAATACTAGAATTACTGAGCTTAAAACAGGAATTAAACCTTCATTAAGACCAGATGGCAATGCAAAATATCACGCAGAAGTTGTTATTGATTTAGATGAAATTGCTGAACCAATGATTGCTGACCCAGATGTAAATAACGATGATGTTTCTAAACGTTATACACATGATACCATCCGTCCATTATCTTATTATGGCGGAACTAAAAAAGTTGATTTAGGATTCGTGGGTTCTTGTATGGTTCATAAAGGCGATATGAAAATATTAGCCCAAATGCTTAAGAATATCGAGGTCCAACAAGGAAAAGTAGAATTTAAAGCACCTTTAGTTGTGGCACCACCTACATATAATATTGTTGACGAGTTAAAAGCTGAAGGTGATTGGGAAGTACTTCAAAAATATTCGGGTTTCGAATTTGATGATAGCGCACCAAAAGGATTGGCACGTACCAAATACGAAAACATGCTATACCTGGAGCGTCCAGGTTGTAACCTTTGTATGGGTAACCAAGAAAAAGCGGAACCAGGCGATACGGTTATGGCTACATCAACCCGGTTATTTCAAGGTAGAGTAGTAAAAGATTCTGGCGAGAAAAAAGGCGAATCCTTACTATCATCAACTCCAGTAGTGGTTTTGTCTACCATTTTAGGCAGAACCCCAACCTTGAAAGAATATGAAGCTGCCGTTGATGGAATTGTATTGACGAAATTTAAGCCTTCCACAAAGCAATTGGTAAGATAA
- a CDS encoding aconitate hydratase translates to MAFDIDMIKKVYASMAERVDKAREIVGKPLTLSEKILYSHLWEGSPTKPFTRGKDYVDFAPDRIACQDATAQMALLQFMQAGKPNVAVPTTVHCDHLIQAKNGAAADLKSANTTSAEVFDFLESVSNKYGIGFWKPGAGIIHQVVLENYAFPGGMMIGTDSHTVNAGGLGMVAIGVGGADAVDVMAGMAWELKFPKLIGVKLTGTISGWTAPKDVILKVAEILTVKGGTGAIVEYFGSGAKSLSCTGKGTICNMGAEIGATTSTFGYDESMERYLRATDRADIADAANKVKEHLTADTEVYANPEKYFDEVIEIDLSKLTPLLNGPFTPDLSTKVGKDMTEKATSNDWPLVVEWGLIGSCTNSSYEDLSRASSIAQQAIDKGIKMKAELGINPGSEQVRYTADRDGILGIFEKLDAKIFTNACGPCIGQWARYSDPKNAPKNSIVHSFNRNFAKRADGNPNTHAFVASPEITAAIAISGRLDFNPMTDKLINQKGEEVMFDEPTGWELPPKGFEVEDAGYLAPHADGSGVVVKVDPDSERLQLLEPFTPIKDESLMGAKLLIKAFGKCTTDHISMAGPWLRFRGHLDNISNNCLIGAVNAFGKKTNMVKNQLNGEFGGVPDTARAYKAAGIRSIVVGDHNYGEGSSREHAAMEPRHLGVAAVIVKSFARIHETNLKKQGMLGLTFANENDYDLIQEDDTFNFIDISEFAPDKQLTIEVVHADGSKDVIKVNHTYNAAQIGWYREGSALNVIKRENAA, encoded by the coding sequence ATGGCTTTTGACATAGATATGATTAAAAAAGTTTACGCTTCCATGGCGGAACGTGTAGACAAAGCAAGAGAGATTGTTGGCAAACCACTTACTCTTTCAGAAAAGATATTATATTCTCATTTATGGGAAGGTAGCCCTACCAAACCATTTACACGCGGAAAAGATTATGTAGATTTTGCTCCGGATCGTATTGCTTGTCAAGATGCTACTGCCCAAATGGCCTTATTGCAGTTTATGCAAGCTGGTAAGCCAAATGTTGCTGTGCCAACTACAGTGCATTGCGATCACTTAATCCAGGCTAAAAATGGTGCCGCGGCCGATTTGAAATCTGCCAACACTACAAGTGCCGAAGTGTTTGATTTTTTAGAGTCTGTATCAAATAAATACGGAATTGGTTTTTGGAAACCAGGTGCAGGAATTATTCACCAAGTCGTTTTAGAAAATTATGCTTTTCCAGGAGGAATGATGATCGGTACCGATTCGCATACAGTAAATGCTGGAGGATTAGGTATGGTTGCTATTGGTGTTGGTGGTGCCGATGCCGTTGATGTTATGGCAGGTATGGCATGGGAACTTAAATTCCCAAAATTAATAGGTGTAAAGTTAACTGGAACTATCTCAGGATGGACGGCGCCAAAAGATGTTATATTAAAAGTTGCTGAAATTCTTACGGTAAAAGGAGGAACAGGGGCAATTGTTGAATACTTTGGTTCAGGTGCAAAATCTTTGTCTTGTACTGGTAAAGGTACTATATGTAATATGGGTGCAGAAATAGGAGCTACGACTTCAACTTTCGGTTATGATGAATCTATGGAGCGCTATTTAAGAGCTACGGATAGAGCCGATATTGCTGATGCTGCAAACAAGGTGAAAGAACATTTGACTGCAGATACAGAGGTTTATGCAAACCCAGAAAAGTATTTTGATGAGGTTATAGAAATTGACCTTTCCAAATTGACACCATTATTAAATGGTCCTTTTACTCCAGATTTATCTACTAAGGTTGGTAAGGATATGACGGAAAAGGCTACTTCTAACGATTGGCCGTTAGTAGTTGAGTGGGGGTTAATAGGTTCTTGTACGAATTCCTCTTACGAAGATTTATCAAGAGCTTCGTCAATTGCACAACAAGCGATTGATAAAGGAATTAAAATGAAGGCGGAATTAGGAATTAATCCTGGTTCTGAACAAGTACGTTATACGGCGGACCGCGATGGTATTCTTGGTATATTCGAGAAATTAGATGCTAAGATTTTTACCAACGCATGCGGACCTTGTATTGGGCAGTGGGCTCGTTATAGTGACCCCAAAAATGCACCAAAGAACAGTATTGTACACTCTTTCAATAGAAACTTTGCAAAACGTGCAGATGGTAACCCAAACACACATGCCTTTGTAGCTTCTCCAGAAATTACGGCAGCGATTGCAATTTCCGGTAGATTAGATTTTAACCCGATGACGGATAAATTGATAAACCAAAAAGGTGAAGAAGTAATGTTCGATGAACCAACAGGATGGGAATTACCTCCAAAAGGTTTTGAGGTTGAAGACGCAGGTTATCTTGCTCCACATGCTGATGGGTCAGGTGTAGTAGTTAAAGTAGATCCTGATTCTGAAAGATTACAATTATTAGAGCCTTTTACTCCAATAAAAGACGAAAGTTTAATGGGGGCAAAGTTATTGATAAAAGCATTTGGTAAGTGTACAACTGATCATATTTCAATGGCTGGACCTTGGTTGCGCTTTCGTGGACATTTAGATAATATTTCGAACAATTGTTTAATTGGGGCCGTTAACGCATTTGGTAAAAAGACCAATATGGTTAAAAATCAATTGAATGGAGAGTTTGGAGGTGTGCCAGATACGGCGCGTGCATATAAAGCAGCGGGTATAAGAAGTATTGTTGTTGGCGATCATAATTATGGTGAAGGTTCTTCACGAGAGCATGCGGCAATGGAGCCACGTCATTTGGGTGTTGCTGCGGTGATAGTGAAATCATTTGCTCGTATTCATGAAACAAACCTTAAAAAGCAAGGTATGCTCGGGTTAACATTTGCTAATGAAAATGATTATGACCTGATTCAAGAAGACGATACCTTCAATTTCATAGATATTTCTGAATTTGCCCCGGATAAGCAATTAACTATTGAAGTTGTTCATGCAGATGGTAGTAAAGATGTTATTAAAGTAAATCATACATATAATGCAGCCCAAATAGGCTGGTATAGAGAAGGCTCCGCTTTAAATGTTATTAAAAGAGAAAATGCAGCTTAA
- a CDS encoding TlpA family protein disulfide reductase — MKKQTFFTLLIMAFVLSFFVTPLGDYSKILLNRLFATAPTVIEVEQRGKITDYNWKLKDENWKPINFDEAKGRVVFITFFMSWHMPSQAQLKDVQYLYDTYGDKVKFYIITNEEKAPVELFMNEQGYTFPITYQIIGEPSPISLLKPPGSYLIDKSGNIVIHQNTIADWDNDKVNKLLSQLISEK; from the coding sequence ATGAAGAAACAGACGTTTTTTACCTTATTGATTATGGCATTTGTGCTATCATTTTTTGTTACACCCTTAGGTGATTACAGTAAAATATTGCTCAATAGATTATTTGCTACCGCACCAACAGTAATAGAAGTAGAGCAAAGAGGAAAAATCACCGATTATAATTGGAAGCTTAAAGATGAGAATTGGAAACCAATAAATTTCGATGAGGCAAAAGGCAGGGTTGTCTTTATAACCTTTTTTATGTCATGGCACATGCCATCACAAGCACAATTAAAAGATGTACAGTACCTTTATGATACCTATGGTGACAAAGTGAAGTTCTATATTATAACAAATGAAGAAAAAGCTCCGGTAGAACTTTTTATGAATGAACAAGGCTATACTTTTCCTATAACGTATCAAATTATTGGTGAGCCAAGTCCTATTTCATTATTAAAACCACCCGGATCTTATTTAATTGATAAGTCTGGAAATATTGTTATACACCAAAACACTATTGCAGATTGGGATAATGATAAAGTTAACAAACTACTTTCGCAGTTAATTTCAGAGAAGTAA
- a CDS encoding sterol desaturase family protein, translating to MDIVIWILVFLATFLFMEFMAWFTHKYIMHGFLWSLHRDHHKKDHDSWFERNDLFFIFYAIVSMSLFYSGTTGFWYGFPLGFGILAYGIAYFLVHDIFIHQRFKLFRNANNWYSRGVRRAHKMHHKHLGKGDGECFGMLFVPFKYFKK from the coding sequence ATGGATATAGTTATTTGGATATTGGTTTTTTTAGCAACCTTCTTGTTTATGGAATTTATGGCGTGGTTTACTCATAAATATATAATGCATGGATTTCTTTGGAGTCTGCACAGGGACCATCATAAAAAAGATCATGATTCTTGGTTTGAAAGAAATGACCTGTTTTTTATCTTCTATGCCATTGTAAGCATGTCATTATTTTACTCAGGAACGACAGGGTTTTGGTATGGTTTTCCGTTAGGATTTGGAATTTTAGCCTATGGTATAGCTTATTTCCTAGTACACGATATATTTATTCATCAGCGCTTTAAACTTTTTAGAAATGCTAATAATTGGTATAGTAGAGGCGTTCGAAGAGCGCATAAAATGCATCACAAACATTTAGGAAAAGGCGATGGTGAATGTTTTGGGATGTTATTTGTACCGTTTAAATATTTTAAGAAATAA
- a CDS encoding phytoene/squalene synthase family protein, with the protein MKDTFDQVSYQCSKIVTKQYSTSFALATKMLHSSIRGHIYNIYGFVRFADEIVDTFHDYDKEILFNKFEEELEASLRDKISLNPILNSFQHTYHEFNIPKHLVDSFMKSMRMDLVKNIYRTDAEYKEYIYGSADVVGLMCLQVFVKGNIEEYNKLKESAMALGSAFQKVNFLRDVKADFEELNRSYFPNTNLKELDEASKKRIVDEIKADFKKGYQGIIGLPPEAKFGVYTAYKYYYKLLKKLQNTPSLELKNARIRVPNYQKFGLLARSYVKYKMNLV; encoded by the coding sequence ATGAAAGATACTTTTGATCAGGTTTCGTACCAATGCAGTAAAATTGTTACCAAACAATATAGCACCTCTTTTGCATTAGCCACCAAGATGCTTCACTCATCTATACGTGGTCATATTTATAACATATATGGTTTTGTACGCTTTGCCGATGAAATCGTAGATACCTTTCATGATTATGACAAAGAAATTCTTTTTAATAAATTTGAAGAGGAACTTGAAGCTTCATTGCGAGATAAGATAAGTCTTAACCCTATTTTGAACTCTTTTCAACATACCTATCATGAATTTAATATACCTAAGCATTTAGTAGATTCATTCATGAAAAGCATGCGAATGGATTTAGTGAAGAACATATACCGTACCGATGCTGAATATAAAGAATACATATATGGCTCTGCAGACGTTGTTGGTTTAATGTGTCTTCAGGTTTTTGTAAAAGGCAATATTGAGGAATACAACAAATTAAAAGAATCGGCTATGGCATTAGGCTCTGCCTTTCAAAAAGTGAATTTCTTGAGAGATGTTAAAGCAGATTTTGAAGAATTGAATAGATCTTATTTCCCGAATACTAATTTAAAAGAATTAGACGAAGCGTCTAAAAAACGCATCGTCGATGAAATAAAAGCTGACTTTAAGAAGGGTTATCAGGGAATAATTGGATTACCCCCAGAAGCTAAATTTGGGGTATATACAGCTTATAAATACTATTACAAACTACTAAAAAAATTACAAAACACACCCTCTTTAGAATTAAAGAATGCTCGTATACGCGTACCTAATTATCAAAAATTTGGTCTTTTAGCGCGTTCTTATGTAAAATATAAAATGAATTTGGTATAA
- a CDS encoding phytoene desaturase family protein, which translates to MTKNCIIIGSGFSSLSAACYLAKAGWNVSIYEKNESVGGRASQFIKDGFTFDMGPSWYWMPDIFDKFFADFNKQTSDYYQLDKLSPAYKIFFSDDIITIGDSMDKICEEFERIEPGSSKALKKFINKAQENYDIAINKVVLRPGLSPLELVTKETILKIDQFFKTISSQVRKSFKNPKLVSTLEFPVLFLGAKPSNTPSFYNFMNFADFGLGTWHPKGGMYEVIKAMERVALELGVKVHTNSPIEKIQVNNGKATAVICNGNTITAEVILSGADYHHSESLLDKKYQQYSQNYWDKKVFAPSSLLFYIGLDTKLKNVEHHNLFFDTDFELHAKEIYDSPKWPTNPLFYANFPSITDASMAPKGCETGFFLVPIATALEDTEMLRSKYFEIIMNRFEKRTGQDIRNNIIFKETFCVNDFVEHYNSYKGNAYGMANTLTQTAFLRPNLRSKKVAGLYFTGQLTVPGPGVPPALISGKLVSELIIKDN; encoded by the coding sequence ATGACTAAGAATTGCATTATAATTGGTTCTGGTTTTTCCTCATTATCGGCAGCATGTTATTTGGCGAAAGCCGGCTGGAATGTTTCCATATATGAAAAAAATGAATCTGTAGGTGGCAGAGCCTCTCAATTCATAAAAGACGGCTTTACCTTTGATATGGGCCCTAGCTGGTATTGGATGCCCGATATTTTTGATAAATTTTTTGCAGATTTCAATAAACAAACATCAGACTATTATCAATTAGATAAATTGAGTCCTGCTTATAAAATTTTCTTTAGTGACGATATTATTACCATCGGCGATAGTATGGATAAAATTTGTGAGGAGTTTGAAAGAATAGAACCTGGCAGCTCAAAAGCTTTAAAAAAGTTTATCAATAAAGCACAAGAAAATTATGATATTGCCATTAACAAAGTAGTTCTAAGACCAGGACTTTCTCCTTTAGAGTTGGTAACCAAAGAAACCATTTTAAAAATTGACCAGTTTTTTAAAACCATTAGCTCACAAGTACGTAAGTCTTTTAAAAATCCAAAGTTGGTATCTACGTTAGAGTTTCCTGTATTGTTTCTTGGTGCAAAACCAAGTAATACTCCGTCTTTCTATAATTTCATGAACTTTGCTGATTTTGGTTTAGGTACATGGCACCCGAAGGGCGGAATGTACGAAGTAATTAAAGCTATGGAGCGTGTAGCTTTAGAACTTGGTGTGAAGGTGCACACGAATTCACCAATAGAAAAAATTCAAGTGAACAACGGCAAGGCCACGGCAGTTATATGTAACGGAAACACTATTACTGCAGAAGTTATTTTAAGTGGTGCAGATTACCATCACTCAGAAAGCTTATTAGATAAAAAATACCAGCAATACTCTCAAAACTACTGGGATAAAAAGGTATTTGCACCTTCTTCATTATTATTTTACATAGGGCTTGATACTAAACTGAAAAACGTTGAGCATCACAACCTATTTTTTGATACAGATTTTGAGCTACATGCTAAAGAAATTTATGACAGTCCAAAATGGCCTACAAACCCGCTTTTCTATGCTAATTTTCCATCGATAACAGATGCAAGCATGGCACCTAAAGGCTGTGAAACCGGCTTTTTTTTAGTACCTATTGCTACAGCACTTGAAGACACCGAAATGTTAAGAAGCAAATATTTTGAAATAATAATGAATCGTTTTGAAAAAAGAACAGGTCAAGACATAAGAAATAACATTATATTCAAAGAAACATTTTGTGTAAATGATTTTGTAGAACACTACAATTCTTATAAAGGTAATGCTTATGGAATGGCAAACACCTTAACACAAACTGCATTTTTAAGACCCAATTTACGTAGTAAAAAAGTAGCTGGTCTATATTTTACAGGACAACTGACTGTTCCTGGTCCCGGCGTGCCGCCCGCATTAATCTCCGGTAAGTTAGTGTCAGAATTAATTATAAAAGATAATTAG
- a CDS encoding MerR family transcriptional regulator, translating into MNNVKKQFSIRDLENLSGIKAHTIRIWEKRYNLLSPERTDTNIRLYSLASLQKLLNITLLYQNGHKISKIAKISDKDIPYIVREIVTKHSHKSQAINAFKLAMVNFDQTMFFETYNALLSDNSFKEIFLETFVPLLNELGLLWQTDTISPAHEHFISSLIKQKILINIEKLQHLSPTKKDKVFVAYLPENEIHEIGLLYVNYEILLKGYQCIYLGPTIPIENLEDLLKYFKDIYFVSYFTVFPDKDRITKYLEDFSALVSGYDNPNLWLLGRQTSYIDKDTKPAYCKTFSSIQSLVKNL; encoded by the coding sequence ATGAACAATGTAAAAAAACAATTTAGTATTAGAGACCTTGAAAACCTCTCTGGTATTAAAGCACATACCATTAGAATTTGGGAAAAAAGATACAACCTTTTGTCTCCCGAAAGGACAGATACGAATATTAGGCTGTATAGCTTAGCAAGCTTGCAAAAGCTACTTAATATTACGCTTCTCTATCAAAATGGACATAAAATATCCAAGATTGCAAAAATATCAGATAAGGATATCCCCTATATTGTTCGCGAAATTGTAACAAAACATAGTCACAAAAGTCAGGCCATCAATGCTTTTAAATTAGCAATGGTTAATTTTGATCAGACGATGTTTTTTGAAACTTATAATGCGTTATTAAGTGACAATTCCTTTAAAGAAATTTTCTTAGAAACCTTTGTTCCGCTATTAAACGAACTAGGCCTTTTATGGCAAACAGATACCATTAGTCCTGCTCACGAGCATTTTATAAGTAGTTTAATCAAACAAAAAATATTAATAAATATTGAAAAACTTCAACACTTAAGTCCAACTAAAAAAGATAAAGTTTTTGTTGCATATTTACCTGAAAATGAAATTCATGAAATTGGATTACTATATGTAAACTACGAAATTTTATTGAAAGGGTACCAGTGTATTTACCTCGGGCCTACTATTCCTATAGAGAATTTAGAAGACCTTTTAAAGTACTTTAAAGATATCTATTTTGTTTCTTACTTTACAGTTTTTCCAGACAAAGACCGCATTACTAAGTATTTAGAAGATTTTAGCGCGCTGGTTTCCGGATATGACAATCCTAATTTATGGCTATTAGGTAGGCAAACTTCTTACATTGATAAAGATACTAAGCCAGCTTATTGCAAAACTTTTAGCTCTATACAAAGCCTAGTAAAAAACTTATAA